From one Nitrosococcus halophilus Nc 4 genomic stretch:
- a CDS encoding ubiquinone biosynthesis accessory factor UbiJ yields the protein MVALNFLLQSDIFHYPNIGLGPIGHHTVYVPSILLAPVEASINASLRLDPDSLARVAALSGRCIAVELRGLDLQIFVEPTADGILLDTSSDLPPTATLSGTPLGLLRMAAAPADSSLLLAGEVQIHGDIELGRQLRTLLQNLDLDWEELLSRYTGDILAHQLGNGIRGLMTWSRQATGALSQDLAEYLREETRLLPDRGEVATFLDAIDSLRADSERLEARVQRLQQQP from the coding sequence ATGGTTGCCCTAAATTTTTTATTACAAAGCGATATTTTCCATTATCCTAATATAGGCCTGGGACCCATAGGACACCACACCGTGTACGTGCCCTCTATTTTATTAGCCCCCGTTGAGGCCTCGATTAATGCCTCTTTACGTCTTGATCCTGATAGCTTGGCCCGGGTAGCTGCCCTATCAGGTCGCTGCATTGCGGTGGAACTTCGCGGTCTGGATTTACAAATTTTCGTTGAACCGACCGCTGATGGCATTTTATTGGATACTTCCAGCGATTTGCCCCCCACGGCGACCCTATCAGGCACACCCTTGGGCCTTCTACGGATGGCGGCCGCTCCCGCCGATTCCAGTCTTTTGCTTGCCGGTGAGGTCCAAATCCATGGCGATATAGAGCTTGGCCGGCAGCTCAGAACACTGCTCCAGAACCTTGACCTGGACTGGGAAGAACTATTATCACGCTATACGGGAGATATCTTGGCCCATCAACTCGGCAATGGGATACGCGGCTTGATGACTTGGAGTCGACAGGCCACCGGAGCCCTCAGCCAAGATCTAGCGGAATACTTACGCGAAGAAACTCGATTATTGCCTGATCGTGGCGAAGTTGCCACCTTTCTCGATGCCATCGACTCTCTTCGGGCCGATTCAGAGCGACTGGAAGCGCGCGTTCAACGGTTACAGCAACAGCCATGA
- the ubiE gene encoding bifunctional demethylmenaquinone methyltransferase/2-methoxy-6-polyprenyl-1,4-benzoquinol methylase UbiE: MEQKKTTHFGFQEVPLEEKAHKVAEVFHSVASRYDLMNDLMSLGIHRLWKRFVIELSGIRPGMRVLDLAGGTGDLVKVFADRVGNKGQVVLADINSSMLEKGRERLTNLGKVGNISYVQANAESLPFPANYFDRITIAFGLRNVTQKETALHSMYQILKPGGQLLVLEFSKPAPWLAPAYDAYSFWALPRIGKWVTGDADSYRYLVESIRRHPDQETLCAMMQSAGFDHCDFHNLSQGIVALHRGYKY, from the coding sequence ATGGAGCAAAAAAAAACGACCCACTTTGGTTTTCAGGAGGTCCCTCTAGAGGAAAAAGCACATAAGGTCGCCGAAGTTTTTCACTCTGTCGCCAGCCGCTATGATCTGATGAACGACCTTATGTCCCTCGGCATCCACCGCCTGTGGAAGCGTTTTGTTATTGAACTCAGCGGTATTCGGCCTGGCATGCGAGTCCTAGACTTAGCGGGCGGCACGGGAGATCTGGTTAAAGTATTTGCTGACCGTGTCGGCAATAAGGGCCAAGTGGTCCTTGCAGATATCAATTCAAGCATGCTGGAGAAAGGCCGGGAACGGCTGACGAACCTGGGCAAAGTAGGCAATATAAGCTACGTCCAGGCCAACGCAGAAAGCTTGCCTTTCCCCGCCAATTATTTTGATCGAATCACTATCGCTTTTGGCCTGCGCAATGTCACCCAAAAAGAAACTGCCTTACATTCCATGTACCAAATTTTGAAACCAGGTGGCCAACTCCTGGTGCTGGAATTTTCCAAACCTGCACCTTGGTTGGCTCCTGCCTATGATGCCTATTCTTTTTGGGCTTTGCCGCGAATTGGCAAATGGGTAACCGGAGATGCGGATAGTTATCGCTATTTAGTAGAATCTATTCGCCGGCACCCGGATCAGGAAACCCTCTGCGCCATGATGCAATCTGCAGGATTTGATCACTGTGATTTTCATAACTTAAGCCAGGGCATTGTTGCCCTCCATAGGGGCTATAAATACTGA
- a CDS encoding gamma-butyrobetaine hydroxylase-like domain-containing protein, protein MATQHPQPTEIKLRRNSRLLELCFDDGAHFTLPCEFLRVYSPSAEVRGHGPGQEILLIGKETVNIKDIEPVGNYAVKLRFDDGHDTGLYSWEYLYKLGQEQTPLWQEYLDRLQQAGYQRREPETKDSSTD, encoded by the coding sequence ATGGCAACACAGCACCCCCAACCTACAGAGATCAAGCTTCGCCGAAACTCCCGCCTGCTTGAACTCTGCTTTGACGATGGCGCTCATTTTACACTTCCCTGCGAATTTCTACGGGTCTACTCCCCATCAGCAGAGGTCCGGGGGCATGGCCCAGGACAAGAGATCCTCCTCATTGGCAAAGAAACCGTTAACATCAAAGACATCGAGCCCGTTGGCAATTATGCGGTTAAACTCCGCTTCGATGACGGACACGATACCGGCCTTTACTCTTGGGAGTACCTTTACAAACTAGGGCAAGAGCAAACCCCTCTTTGGCAAGAATATTTAGATCGCTTGCAGCAAGCGGGCTATCAACGCAGGGAACCTGAAACAAAAGATTCAAGTACGGACTAA
- the hslU gene encoding ATP-dependent protease ATPase subunit HslU, which produces MPELTPRQIVQELDKYIIGQTAAKRAVAVALRNRWRRRQLSEELRHEITPKNILMIGPTGVGKTEIARRLAKLANAPFIKVEATKFTEVGYVGRDVESIIRDLLDIAIKMTREQEMAKVRDRAEDAAEERILNALLPPSRAMAGETTEGDSSTRQKFRKMLREGKLDDREIEVELAAVSMGVEIMAPPGMEEMTSQLQNMFQHLGGSRTRTRRLRVREAFKLLTEEEAGKLINDEDLKARALDNVEQNGIVFLDEMDKIAKRSEVSGTDVSREGVQRDLLPMVEGSTVSTKHGMVRTDHILFIASGAFHLAKPSDLIPELQGRLPIRVELSALSVNDFVRILTEPSASLTEQYTALLKTEGVSLYFTENGIARIAQIAWHVNERTENIGARRLHTVMERLLEGLSFEADAHASREVTIDAAYVDTQLADLAQDEDLSRYIL; this is translated from the coding sequence ATGCCCGAACTCACCCCTCGACAAATCGTTCAGGAACTGGATAAGTATATTATCGGCCAAACGGCAGCTAAACGAGCTGTAGCCGTTGCTCTTCGTAATCGCTGGCGTCGGCGCCAGCTGAGTGAAGAACTGCGCCATGAGATCACACCCAAAAACATTCTCATGATTGGCCCCACCGGCGTGGGCAAGACTGAAATTGCCCGGCGCCTTGCAAAGCTAGCCAACGCCCCTTTTATTAAGGTCGAAGCGACCAAGTTCACCGAAGTCGGCTATGTTGGCCGAGACGTGGAATCGATTATCCGTGATTTGCTGGACATTGCCATCAAAATGACTCGCGAACAGGAAATGGCAAAGGTTCGCGACCGAGCCGAGGATGCGGCAGAGGAGCGAATCCTCAATGCCCTCTTACCCCCCTCGCGGGCTATGGCTGGTGAAACAACAGAAGGGGATTCAAGCACTCGGCAAAAATTCCGCAAAATGCTGCGGGAGGGAAAATTAGACGACCGGGAAATTGAAGTTGAATTAGCGGCTGTTTCCATGGGAGTGGAAATCATGGCTCCCCCGGGCATGGAGGAAATGACCAGCCAGCTTCAGAATATGTTCCAACATCTTGGCGGCAGCCGTACTCGAACCCGTCGGCTGCGGGTCCGTGAGGCATTCAAATTGCTGACTGAAGAAGAGGCCGGAAAGCTCATTAATGATGAGGACTTAAAGGCGCGCGCCCTGGATAACGTCGAACAGAATGGTATTGTATTTCTCGACGAAATGGACAAGATCGCCAAGCGTTCAGAAGTCTCCGGGACGGATGTCTCTCGTGAGGGTGTGCAGCGTGACTTACTCCCCATGGTAGAGGGAAGTACGGTCTCCACAAAGCATGGCATGGTAAGGACCGACCACATCTTATTTATTGCTTCAGGTGCCTTCCATCTGGCCAAACCTTCAGATCTCATTCCGGAATTGCAAGGGCGTCTACCCATTCGGGTTGAGCTCAGCGCCCTTAGTGTGAATGATTTTGTGCGTATTTTGACCGAACCGAGCGCTTCTCTTACCGAGCAGTATACCGCCCTACTCAAGACTGAGGGAGTCTCCTTGTATTTCACCGAAAATGGAATTGCCCGCATTGCCCAAATCGCTTGGCACGTCAATGAGCGTACGGAGAATATTGGTGCTCGGCGCCTGCATACTGTCATGGAACGTCTACTCGAAGGACTCTCCTTTGAAGCGGATGCGCATGCCAGTCGAGAAGTCACCATTGACGCCGCCTATGTAGACACACAGCTAGCTGATTTGGCCCAGGATGAAGATCTCTCGCGCTATATTCTCTAA
- the hslV gene encoding ATP-dependent protease subunit HslV — MEQFRGTTILSVRRQEQVVMGGDGQVSMNDIVMKGNARKVRRLFHGQVVAGFAGGTADAFTLFERFEAKLEKHQGNLTRAAVELAKDWRSDRSLRRLEALLAVANPKASYIISGNGDVIEPEYGLIAIGSGGPYAQAAARALLENTDLSARAITEKALNIAADICIYTNSYLTIEELSD; from the coding sequence TTGGAACAGTTTCGAGGCACAACCATTCTCTCGGTACGGCGCCAAGAGCAAGTTGTTATGGGGGGTGATGGTCAAGTCAGCATGAATGATATTGTCATGAAAGGCAATGCCCGTAAGGTGCGGCGCCTATTTCATGGGCAAGTCGTTGCCGGCTTTGCCGGCGGGACGGCTGATGCCTTTACGCTCTTTGAGCGCTTTGAGGCTAAATTGGAAAAACACCAAGGCAACCTAACCCGCGCTGCCGTAGAATTAGCCAAGGATTGGCGTTCTGATCGCTCTCTTAGGCGGCTTGAGGCCCTACTGGCCGTGGCTAACCCCAAGGCTTCTTATATTATCTCGGGGAATGGTGATGTCATTGAACCCGAATATGGCTTGATTGCCATTGGCTCAGGGGGCCCTTATGCCCAAGCGGCGGCCCGTGCGCTACTCGAAAACACGGACCTCAGTGCCCGCGCCATTACCGAAAAAGCCCTGAATATTGCTGCTGATATCTGTATTTATACCAACAGCTACCTAACCATTGAAGAACTCTCCGATTGA
- the galE gene encoding UDP-glucose 4-epimerase GalE yields MAQKGILVTGGAGYIGSHVVQQLTAMSHRVVVLDNLSTGFADAVINADLVIGNTKDSELVRSLLKEYQVDTVMHFAAHTVVPESVANPLKYYANNTCHTRNLLECCTAAGVKYFIFSSTAATYGTPSTPLVTEDTPTAPINPYGTSKLMSEWMLRDLSQASNLNYVILRYFNVAGSDPTGRIGQSTREATLLIKVACEAAVGKRDQVSIFGTDYPTPDGTGIRDYIHVEDLAKAHILALDYLKQGNQSTILNCGYGHGYSVREVLDAVQRVHGRPLKVVKCARRPGDPPRLIAAAEQIRGVLGWQPQYDNLDFIVKTSLDWEYKLLARG; encoded by the coding sequence ATGGCACAAAAAGGAATACTCGTCACTGGCGGCGCAGGCTACATCGGCAGCCATGTGGTCCAGCAGCTGACCGCGATGTCTCATCGCGTCGTCGTCCTAGATAACCTCTCAACGGGTTTTGCCGATGCTGTTATCAACGCCGATCTCGTGATTGGAAACACTAAAGACAGCGAACTGGTAAGAAGCCTTCTGAAAGAGTACCAGGTAGACACCGTAATGCACTTTGCCGCCCACACTGTCGTCCCAGAATCCGTTGCTAATCCACTCAAGTATTACGCCAATAATACTTGCCACACCCGGAATCTCCTAGAGTGCTGCACGGCGGCAGGAGTAAAATACTTTATCTTCTCCTCCACCGCGGCCACCTATGGCACCCCCTCTACTCCCTTGGTTACCGAGGACACCCCGACTGCCCCTATCAATCCCTATGGCACTTCCAAACTAATGAGCGAATGGATGCTACGCGATTTATCTCAAGCAAGCAATCTTAATTATGTGATTCTTCGCTATTTTAATGTTGCCGGTTCCGACCCCACCGGACGTATTGGTCAGTCAACCCGTGAAGCCACATTACTCATCAAAGTTGCTTGTGAAGCTGCGGTAGGAAAGCGAGATCAAGTATCTATCTTTGGTACCGATTATCCCACCCCCGATGGCACGGGAATCCGCGACTATATTCACGTGGAGGATTTAGCAAAAGCTCATATTTTAGCCCTGGACTATCTTAAACAAGGCAACCAATCTACTATCTTAAACTGTGGCTACGGTCATGGCTACAGCGTCCGCGAAGTACTTGACGCCGTCCAACGTGTTCATGGCCGCCCTCTAAAGGTAGTGAAATGTGCCCGCCGCCCCGGCGATCCACCTCGCTTAATCGCTGCTGCTGAACAAATCCGGGGCGTATTAGGTTGGCAACCGCAGTATGATAACCTGGATTTTATCGTCAAAACTTCGTTAGACTGGGAATATAAACTGTTGGCACGTGGCTGA
- the tuf gene encoding elongation factor Tu, with the protein MSKAKFERKKPHINVGTIGHVDHGKTTLTAALTRVLAEQYGGEFRAYDQIDNAPEERERGITIATAHVEYETEARHYAHVDCPGHADYVKNMITGAAQMDGAILVVSAADGPMPQTREHILLARQVGVPFILVYLNKADMVDDPELLELVEMEVRELLDSYQFPGDDTPIVVGSALKALEGDTSEIGIPSILKLVEAMDAYIPEPQRAVDQPFLMPIEDVFSISGRGTVVTGRVERGIVKVGDEIEIVGMRETQKTTCTGVEMFRKLLDEGRAGDNVGVLLRGTKREDVERGQVLAKPGSITPHTKFHAEVYVLSKDEGGRHTPFFTGYRPQFYFRTTDVTGAIDLPEGVEMVMPGDNIQMTVSLIAPIAMEEGLRFAVREGGRTVGAGVVSKVIE; encoded by the coding sequence ATGTCCAAGGCGAAATTTGAGCGGAAGAAGCCGCATATCAACGTAGGCACGATTGGTCACGTAGACCATGGTAAGACGACGTTAACGGCGGCGTTGACGAGGGTGTTAGCGGAGCAATATGGAGGGGAGTTTAGGGCCTATGATCAGATAGACAACGCGCCGGAGGAGCGGGAGCGAGGGATTACGATAGCGACGGCGCACGTGGAATATGAGACGGAGGCTCGCCACTATGCGCACGTGGACTGTCCTGGTCATGCGGATTATGTGAAGAACATGATTACGGGTGCGGCGCAGATGGACGGGGCGATATTGGTGGTATCGGCGGCGGATGGTCCGATGCCGCAGACGCGGGAGCATATTTTGTTGGCGCGTCAGGTGGGGGTCCCGTTCATTTTGGTGTATTTGAACAAGGCGGACATGGTGGACGACCCGGAGCTATTGGAGCTTGTGGAGATGGAGGTTCGGGAGCTGTTGGACAGTTACCAGTTTCCGGGGGATGACACACCGATAGTGGTGGGCAGTGCGTTGAAGGCTTTGGAAGGGGACACGAGCGAGATAGGGATTCCGTCGATATTGAAGTTAGTGGAGGCGATGGATGCGTATATTCCGGAGCCCCAGCGTGCGGTGGACCAGCCATTTTTGATGCCGATAGAGGATGTGTTTTCGATATCGGGCCGGGGGACGGTGGTGACGGGCCGCGTGGAGCGAGGGATTGTCAAGGTGGGTGATGAGATAGAGATCGTAGGGATGCGGGAGACGCAGAAGACGACCTGTACGGGAGTGGAGATGTTTCGCAAGCTCTTGGACGAGGGTCGAGCGGGGGACAATGTGGGGGTCTTGTTGCGGGGGACCAAGCGCGAGGATGTGGAGCGCGGGCAGGTACTTGCCAAGCCGGGTTCGATTACGCCGCACACGAAGTTTCATGCGGAGGTGTATGTTCTTTCCAAGGATGAGGGGGGTCGGCACACGCCGTTTTTCACGGGGTATCGTCCGCAGTTTTATTTTCGGACCACGGATGTGACCGGCGCCATTGATTTGCCCGAGGGGGTGGAGATGGTGATGCCGGGGGATAATATTCAGATGACGGTCAGTTTGATTGCGCCCATTGCGATGGAGGAGGGCTTGCGTTTTGCGGTCCGCGAAGGGGGGCGTACGGTAGGGGCCGGCGTCGTCAGTAAAGTTATTGAGTAA
- the secE gene encoding preprotein translocase subunit SecE encodes MADTIKLAVAILLLGTAIGLFYYFNEQSTLLRVLGLLTAVGISLAILAKTTRGQAALSFAGETRTEFRKVVWPSRQETIRTTLIVLLMVMVMASILWLFDTLLMWIVRLLTG; translated from the coding sequence ATGGCAGACACCATTAAACTTGCGGTCGCAATATTGTTGCTAGGTACCGCTATTGGGCTATTTTATTATTTTAATGAGCAATCTACGCTTTTGCGTGTGCTAGGGCTACTTACCGCAGTGGGCATTTCGTTGGCAATCTTGGCAAAAACGACCCGGGGTCAAGCTGCGTTGAGCTTTGCTGGGGAGACCCGAACCGAGTTTCGGAAAGTCGTTTGGCCGTCACGACAAGAAACTATTCGTACAACGCTTATTGTGTTGCTAATGGTAATGGTGATGGCAAGCATACTGTGGCTGTTTGATACGCTGCTGATGTGGATTGTCCGTCTATTGACCGGGTAG
- the nusG gene encoding transcription termination/antitermination protein NusG has translation MAKRWYVVQAFSGFEQQVKRSLEERIRRYGLQEKFGDILVPTEEVVEMREGQKRKSERKFFPGYVLVQMEMSDETWHLVRDVPRVLGFIGGTSDKPAPITDAEAEKILERVREGAEQPRPKILFEPGEMVRVVEGPFTDFNGVVEEVNYEKNKLRVAVLIFGRSTPVELDFGQVEKR, from the coding sequence GTGGCCAAGCGCTGGTATGTGGTCCAGGCTTTCTCTGGTTTCGAACAGCAAGTGAAGCGCTCCCTTGAGGAGCGAATTCGCCGTTATGGGCTGCAGGAAAAATTTGGGGATATCCTGGTGCCGACAGAGGAGGTCGTTGAAATGCGCGAGGGCCAAAAGCGTAAAAGTGAGCGTAAGTTCTTCCCTGGATATGTCTTGGTTCAAATGGAAATGAGCGATGAGACCTGGCATTTAGTAAGGGATGTTCCGCGGGTGCTCGGTTTTATTGGGGGAACTAGCGATAAACCGGCGCCGATCACGGATGCTGAAGCCGAAAAGATACTAGAGCGGGTCCGGGAAGGGGCAGAGCAGCCAAGGCCAAAAATACTATTTGAGCCCGGTGAGATGGTGCGGGTAGTAGAGGGGCCTTTTACTGATTTCAACGGCGTGGTTGAAGAAGTCAATTACGAAAAAAATAAGCTTCGAGTGGCGGTGTTGATTTTTGGGCGATCCACCCCGGTTGAACTCGATTTTGGACAAGTTGAAAAAAGATAG
- the rplK gene encoding 50S ribosomal protein L11, with protein sequence MAKKIEAYIRLQVPAGQANPSPPVGPALGQRGVNIMEFCKAFNAQTQGLEQGMPIPVVITVYSDRSFTFVTKTPPASVLLKKAAGVTSGSSQPNTNKVGKVTRAQLEEIAETKMPDLTAADKDAAVRTIAGSARSMGLETEGV encoded by the coding sequence ATGGCAAAGAAGATAGAAGCTTATATTAGGCTGCAAGTACCCGCCGGACAGGCCAATCCAAGCCCTCCGGTAGGCCCGGCTTTGGGTCAGCGCGGCGTTAACATTATGGAGTTCTGCAAGGCATTCAACGCCCAGACCCAAGGTTTGGAGCAGGGCATGCCTATACCGGTGGTGATTACGGTTTATTCTGACCGTAGTTTTACCTTCGTGACCAAGACACCGCCAGCTTCTGTTCTGCTTAAAAAGGCAGCGGGAGTCACCTCTGGGAGTAGCCAACCTAATACCAATAAGGTGGGTAAGGTAACCCGTGCTCAACTGGAGGAAATTGCGGAAACAAAAATGCCTGATTTGACTGCGGCAGATAAGGATGCAGCCGTCCGCACTATTGCCGGTAGCGCACGCAGTATGGGTCTGGAAACGGAGGGGGTCTAA
- the rplA gene encoding 50S ribosomal protein L1: MAKMGKRLAGIREKLEPGKVYSVEEAISLLKEAATAKFEESVDAAVNLGVDPRKSDQVVRGSTVLPNGIGKTVRVAVFTQGANADAAKEAGADVVGLEDLAEKVKAGETDFDVVIASPDAMRVVGQLGPILGPRGLMPNPKVGTVTTDVVGAVTKAKAGQVRYRTDKAGIIHCSIGKVSFEVGALKQNLQALVEDLRKLKPASAKGVYLKKLTLSTTMGPGIAVDQATLSD, translated from the coding sequence ATGGCTAAAATGGGTAAGCGGCTAGCTGGGATTCGGGAAAAGTTGGAGCCGGGGAAGGTCTATTCGGTAGAGGAAGCCATAAGCCTGCTTAAAGAGGCCGCAACGGCTAAATTTGAAGAATCAGTCGATGCCGCTGTTAACCTTGGCGTAGATCCGCGCAAGTCTGATCAAGTGGTCCGTGGTTCAACGGTATTGCCTAATGGTATTGGTAAAACAGTGCGTGTGGCGGTCTTTACCCAGGGCGCTAATGCTGATGCGGCAAAAGAAGCAGGGGCCGATGTCGTTGGGCTTGAGGATTTGGCTGAGAAGGTAAAGGCTGGCGAAACCGACTTTGATGTGGTCATTGCATCTCCAGATGCCATGCGCGTAGTAGGGCAGTTGGGTCCCATCCTAGGACCTCGTGGGCTGATGCCCAACCCCAAGGTGGGAACGGTGACCACTGATGTGGTTGGTGCTGTGACTAAGGCTAAAGCAGGGCAGGTTCGTTACCGGACGGACAAGGCGGGCATCATTCATTGTTCAATTGGCAAAGTCTCATTTGAGGTCGGTGCGCTTAAGCAAAATCTTCAAGCCCTGGTTGAAGATCTCAGGAAGCTGAAGCCTGCCTCGGCGAAAGGCGTGTACCTAAAAAAACTGACTTTGTCTACTACTATGGGCCCTGGTATAGCTGTGGATCAAGCGACCCTTTCAGATTAG
- the rplJ gene encoding 50S ribosomal protein L10: MSLNLEAKKAVVAEVAAVASQAHSAVAAEYRGLTVAEMTKLRTAAREGKVYLRVVRNTLASRALEGTEFECMRDGLRGPLMLAFSREDPSAAARLIRDFGKEHAKLVVKMGCLGGRLLPPEQVKALAEMPTKEQSIAMLMGVLQAPISKFVRTLAEPTAKLVRTVAAVRDQKQAT, encoded by the coding sequence TTGAGTCTTAATCTGGAAGCAAAAAAGGCTGTTGTTGCCGAGGTGGCGGCAGTTGCCTCTCAAGCTCATTCCGCTGTTGCTGCTGAGTATCGTGGACTGACTGTTGCTGAGATGACAAAGTTGCGGACAGCTGCCCGCGAGGGAAAAGTTTATCTGCGTGTGGTGCGTAATACGTTAGCGTCTCGTGCCCTGGAAGGAACCGAATTCGAGTGCATGCGCGATGGTTTAAGAGGACCCTTGATGCTGGCGTTTTCTCGCGAGGATCCTAGTGCTGCAGCGCGGCTGATTCGAGATTTTGGCAAGGAGCATGCCAAGCTTGTAGTGAAGATGGGCTGTCTTGGCGGTAGGTTGTTGCCCCCTGAGCAGGTCAAGGCCCTAGCGGAAATGCCTACTAAGGAGCAGTCAATTGCTATGCTTATGGGGGTTTTGCAAGCGCCGATCAGCAAGTTTGTCCGCACCTTGGCTGAGCCAACAGCGAAGTTGGTGCGCACCGTTGCTGCTGTGCGGGATCAAAAACAAGCGACCTGA
- the rplL gene encoding 50S ribosomal protein L7/L12 has translation MAVTKEEILETISNMTVMDVVELIEAMEEKFGVSAAAPVAAVAAPAAGAEAGAAAEEKTEFDVVMTSFGSNKVQVIKAVRGVTGLGLKEAKELVEGAPSAVKEGVSKDEAEDVKKQLEEAGASVEVK, from the coding sequence ATGGCTGTAACGAAAGAAGAAATCTTAGAAACGATTTCGAATATGACTGTCATGGATGTGGTTGAATTGATTGAAGCCATGGAGGAAAAATTTGGGGTTAGCGCTGCTGCTCCAGTGGCGGCGGTGGCTGCGCCTGCAGCCGGTGCTGAGGCAGGGGCTGCAGCTGAAGAAAAAACAGAGTTTGATGTGGTAATGACAAGCTTTGGTTCTAATAAGGTGCAAGTCATTAAAGCGGTGCGTGGTGTCACGGGTCTTGGCCTTAAGGAAGCTAAAGAATTGGTAGAAGGCGCGCCTTCAGCAGTTAAGGAGGGAGTCTCTAAAGATGAAGCTGAAGATGTCAAGAAGCAACTGGAGGAGGCAGGCGCCAGCGTCGAGGTTAAATAA